TGAATTAAATGCATCGACTTTTGCTGCCCGGGTTACCGCCGCTACCTTATCCGATTTGTATTCTGCGGTCACTTCGGCTATTGGTGCCCTTAAGGGGCCTCTCCATGGTGGGGCCAATGAAGAAGTCATGGTGATGTTGCAAGAAATTGGCGAGGTTGACGGGGTTGATGCCTGGATTGAAAATGCTTTGGCGCAACATAAGAAGATTATGGGATTTGGACATCGTGTTTATAAAACAGAAGACCCGCGAGCCACAATATTACGCCAATTTTCACGCCAATTAGGAGAACAAACCGGAACGATTAAGAATTACCAAATGCTCGAGGCAATTCGCCAAACCATCCAATCCAAAAAACCGTTATATCCTAATGTCGATTTTTATTCTGGTTCGGTTTACGCTGCTTTGGGCATCCCTACTGAACTCTATACGCCCGTTTTTGCGGTAAGCCGGATTGCGGGATGGACTGCTCATATTTTAGAGCAATATCGGCATAATCGCATTATTCGTCCACGGGCTGAGTATACCGGGCCGAGCCACCGGAATTTCATTCCTTTAGATGACCGTGAATAACACGGTTATAGACACACGTCTTCCAATATTTGAGTTAGTTTGTGAGTTGAGACCTCAGACCGTCAAAACAGGTCATGATCCATCTTGCTGATTATCAAGTCCTTATGATATCAAGACTCGAGCGACTCATCGTGGGCCGTTTGGCCGGATGAGTCGTTGTGATCAGCCTAACGATCGGAATTGACTCGCGGTTTGGTGTAAACTGTAGTGGCTCTCTCTTGGGTGACGTCTTCTTACGCAGATCATAAGTCTCATGCAGAACGATGTGGACAAAAACACGGAGTGTCGATAGGATTCTAGACCGTCTTTCTGCATGGCATCGTCATTGTAATCCGAATGATTGCACCGGTCCACAATTTTACAGATGTGACAACTGATTGTCGGTATGTTCTCAAACTTCTTGTCTAGACTATGAGTCAAGGAGGAGAGGATGTGGATAAACAGGTCATTATACGCTTACCCAGTACCACCGGACGTGTCAGAGCGCATACGGTTCCCACTGTCAATCAGGCTATTGATGCCCAAAGTCAGTCCAAGATGTTGAAGTGGGCCGAAATAGGGCCCCAAGCTATAACGCAACGGTTGCAGGAACTGGACCAAGAATGGGATACTGAACGGGTGCTGGAAGTAACATCATCAACATTAGTCTTGCTCGGATTATTGTTGGGATCGGGACGCAATAAAAAGTGGTTAGCCTTGTCCGCAGTTGTTGGCGGTTTTTTGTTATCGCATGCACTTGATGGATGGTGCCCACCCTTACCCGTAATCCGCCGATTTGGGATTCGAACCAACCAGGAAATAGATAGGGAAAGGCTGGCTTTGCGGGCGGTACGAGGCGATTTCGGAAAGACTTGTTCTCCACAAGAAGCATGGGCATTAGGGACCTCTGCCTCTTAAATCTAGCAACCGGCTATCACGGTGTGGTTTTCTATTTTCGACAGACTCTGTCAAAAACAAAGTAGTACAATAATAGTGCATCGTGATGATAATTCTACGTGATGCAGAAAGATACTTCAAAGGTTTTTCTGACATTAGACGGAAGAAATATCTCGTTTTACAATATGAACACAGGGCGACAATCGTCCTGAATCCTTTTGTGTGGGAATTTCGATACACGATGTACGAGCCCGTTGACGACACTCCTTAACTTAGTAGGAGTAAGGGAGAACGAGGTTTATTGATGGGAGGAATAGTAATGTCGGACATGGACATTCTTGCTATCGCGTCATTAAGTCCTAGTGAACGCGAAGCGAAAATGGGACAGTTATTTCAGCAACTGATGCCATTATCGGAATCCGAACAAGTGGCAGCTCTGCACAACTTAATTAAGGAAATGGCTGAAAAAGCTAATGATGAGCAATACAAGAACTTATGCTTGACCAACTTAAAGTTGGCTGCAGCGTTACCGGATGAAGAGTTGAAACGGTTCTTGGCTGTCCGCATGAAAGCGTCTGGCGAATTACCTAAAAATCTTGCGGAACGAGATTTAAGCCTGATGCAAGAGTCTCTTGGAGACGTTGACGCGCAAATTCGTGATAAGATTACGCGCAATATGCAGTAACGTTACATATTCGAAGAATTCAAATCGCCTAGGAACGCATCCTGTTGGGTTCCTAGGCGGTTTATTTGTGGTGATTTGGGATTTTACCCGCAATGCCATGCCTCATAGTTTGTTTCGCCAAAACGGTACGAAAGGTAAGTTTGAAGCCTTAGCATTATCCTTGGTATCAGGACGAATTTGCTGTCCATATTGTACCCAGTGATATTCTCCGGGGCGGTCCATCCAGTAGAAATGAAACTTCTTCATGATTTTTCCCTCCTGAATTTTGGCATCGTGCCTTTGCGTAAGCGATTATAACGCGCGGCACCAGGCAAAGATCTGTCGCTTCCATTGTGGCATTCATGTAAATTGGCACAATAACATGACAATTTTAGAGAATGATGGTGGAAGGATTCTGGCTACCCCGTTCCGTTCTGATCTTGTCCTCGGTCTCATAAGAATAAGGCGAAGTGGAGACAGGAGGGATGGGTGTGGCAGAAATCTGGCATACCTTAACTAGCGATGAAGCCATTATTCAACTCCGCTCAGATTCACACAGAGGGTTGAGTACAACCGAAGCGGAATCGCGGTTACAGGAAATCGGCTTGAATGCTATCCAAGAGGCAGACAAGACACCATGGTGGAGTATTTTTTTTAGTCAATTTCAAGACTTTATGGTACTCGTGTTAATCGGGGCAACAGTGGTGTCGTTTCTTCTTGGAGAAGTTGGTGACGCCGTCACCATTGTTGCTATCGTCGTCATGAATGCGATATTGGGATTTGTCCAAGAATATCGCGCGGAGAAATCCGTTGAGACCCTAAAGGCCTTGACCGCTCCGGAGGCTCGGGTTATCCGCGGAGGACAAGTTGATATGTTACCAGCTGAAGAACTGGTACCGGGAGACATTATCGAACTGGAGGCAGGCGACCGCATTCCCGCAGATTGTCGGCTTATCGAAGTGAATGGATTACAAACCGACGAAGCTCCTTTAACAGGCGAATCGCAGTCGGTTAGCAAATCGACAGAACCATTATCCCGGCCCGATATTCCCATAGCTGACCGCCGTAACATGGTGTATATGGGCACGACCGTAGCCAGAGGCCGAGCCAAGGCTTTAGTGGTGGAAACTGGGATGCATACGGAAATGGGCAATATCGCTAATTTGATGCGTGAAGCGGTGGAAGATCAGACGCCGTTACAACGGCGCCTTGAACATCTCGGCAAGATTTTAGTGTATTTGTCTCTATTGATTGTCATGGTGGTTGTGGTTACGGGGTTATTTCGCGGGGAACCGCTTTACCAGATGTTTTTGACCGGGGTGAGTTTAGCTGTTGCTGCAATTCCTGAAGGACTACCTGCCATTGTGACGATTGCGCTCGCGTTAGGTGTCCAGCGTATGATTAAAGCACACGCGATCGTTCGGCGATTGCCGGCCGTGGAAACGCTGGGTTGCACAACCGTTATTTGTACCGATAAAACTGGCACCCTTACGAAAAATCAAATGACAGTGACACAGATTTGGGTCGATAACGACTTTATTGATATTCCTGACCGATCTCGAACATCACCGACCTTGCCCAAGTTGTTTACGGCGTCCGCTCTTTGTAATAATGCGTACGTTGATGAGAAGGATCCAGAAAATCCGGATAAGGCTAAAGGCGATCCCACGGAAATTGCTCTGCTTTGGGCAGCGAATCATGGTGGCATTGATTTAAGTGAATTAGCTTCAGAATATCTGCGAAAGGGAGAGATTCCTTTCGAATCAGAAAGACAACGGATGGCTGTTCTCACTGTCGACCGGCACAATCGGTATACTGTTTTCGTTAAAGGAGCCCCTGATGTGTTGTTGGGATTATGTCGGTATCTTGAACTGGATGGCCGACTGGTTCTCTTAGACAATGAGTGGCGACAGCGCATTCGTAGCATTAATGATGACATGGCAGCTCGGGCACTGAGGGTATTAGGAGTTGCCTATCGATCCACTACGGCGGAGGAACCGCAAGATCATTGGGAACGGGATTTAGTCCTCCTAGGACTCGTGGGGATGATGGATCCTCCCCGACCCGAAGCCGTGCAAGCCGTAAAAGATGCCAAACGCGCGGGATTGCGAACAGTAATGATTACAGGAGATCATCCTAAAACTGCTCGCGCTATCGGTGAAGCGATGGGCATGGTGGTTGGATCCGATGAAATCATTACCGGTCCCGAATTGGACACGTTGACGGATACTGACTTGGCTCAGCGTGTAGAAAACATCCGGATTTATGCGCGCGTATCACCGCCACACAAACTTCGCGTTGTGCGTGCATGGAAAGCCCATGGGGAAGTCGTCGCGATGACTGGAGACGGGGTAAACGATGCTCCAGCTCTTAAAGAAGCGGATATTGGGGTGGCGATGGGTAAAACGGGAACGGACGTTACGAAAGAAGCTTCGGCGATGATCTTAACTGATGATAACTTCGCGACCATTGTCCGCGCTATTGAAGAAGGACGAGCGATTTACGATAACATTCGCAAGTTTATTCGCTATTTATTGTCGTGCAATGTTGGCGAAGTTTTGGTGATGTTCTTAGCAGCATTCTTGGGATTGCCCTTACCCTTATTGCCCATCCAAATTCTCTTCGTCAATCTCGTAACAGACGGCTTACCCGCGATGGCCTTAGGCGTTGATCCGCCAAGCCCAGGTGTGATGGATCGACCACCTCGTGACCCGAATGAGAGTATTTTTGCTCGGGGACTCGGCACCAAAATTGCGTTCCGTGGTCTTTTAATTGGAGTCAGTACGTTGTTGGTGTTCATTTGGTCGCTACAATTATGGGGCATGGGATTAAGAGAAGCCAGGACTATGGCCTTAGCGACTTTAATTATGAGTCAACTCTTTCATGTATTTGATGCTCGGGCCGAGGATCGCAGCTTTTTAGAAATCGGATTGTTTTCTAATATGTGGGCCGTTTTGGCAGTGTTGTCTTCAGTGATGATGTTATTGGCGATTATCTATGTTCCGAGCCTCCGGGAACTTTTTAAGACCGATCCCTTAAGCTTATTAGATTGGGGAATAGTGGTATTGGCATCTGGGTTTATTCAATTGCTTGCTGCCGTACGTGACGTTGTCTTGAAGCCGATTCGTCATCTTGTTCACGGCTCGGTGCAGTAATTGTGTTCGAATGGTCTGTTGGGTCTATGAGCCGGCAACCAAGAACTATATAATGGGAGGAATCCAGGGTGATTGATGAACAGATTACGAGATGCTCTTCAAGCGGTTAAGTTTGAGGGAAAAAAGGAGGAGCCTTGGGGTGGGACAACTGGGACCCGTACGATTTACGAAGATGCATGGGTTAGGAAATGATTATTTATTTATTGATGTTCGGGACATGGACGAAGTGCCCGATGACGTCTGGAAAGAATATGCCATCAAGATGAGTGACCGGCATTTTGGGGTCGGGAGTGATGGGATTATTTTGATCGCGCCATCGAAAGTAGCTCCGGTCCGGATGCGGATTTTTAATGCTGATGGATCGGAATCCGAAATGTGTGGTAATGGACTGCGCGCGATGACCAAGTGGCTCTATGACCGAGGTGAATTTGATCCTTGCCAGGCCATAGAGACTGGCGCGGGCCTTTTGTATCCCGAGATCTTGAAGACCGAAGATGGTAGGGCTTCAGTTATCCGCGTTAATATGGGGGTACCTCGGCTGACACGGCAGGAGATCGGGATGGTTGGTCAACCGGAATCTACGTGTATTGACGAGCCTTTGGATCTTGATGATACCATGCTGCATATTACCTGCGTATCGATGGGGAATCCTCACGTTATTATTTTTGGACCGTTGTGGGACGAACAGACCATGGCACGCTTGGGATATGAAATAGAACATCATCCGATGTTTCCACATCGCACCAATGTGCATTCGGTGGAGATTATTGACCCCCATCATTTGCGGATGCGGCATTGGGAACGGGGGGCGGGTTTAACCTTAGCTTGCGGTACGGGAGTGTCGGCCGCTATTGTTGCAGCGGTTCTCACTGAGCGCGTAGAACGCCATGCCACCATCTCTGTTCCAGGAGGCACACTGGAAGCATCATGGGACGAACGGACGGGCGTAGTATATTTAACGGGAACAGCACAGGAAATTTGTCAAGGCGTTTTTGAATTACGATAGAATTGTGGCCCAATTACAAATCGCGGATGTCACAAGTCCGCGATTTTTTGTCAGCCATAATTACGAGACTCTTTAGGGTTTTGTGGTGTCTTGAGCATCGACATGGTCGTCTTCGGCCACTGGGGTGAGGATTTGCCGTTTCTTTTTACGGCGTTCATACCACCACCAGAGAGCAATTAGCAAAACAATTCCAATAAGGACGGGTGTCTCGTACTTTTTCGTGGCTTCGAGACCGGATACCACATGGGGACCGAGCAAGTAGCCGGCGGTGACGGCGATTAGGGGCCACATAATTGAACCCAAAATGGTGTATAAGAGAAAGCGTGGATAGGGCATTTCAAAAAGGCCTGCAGGAAACGAAATGATCATTCGCACGCCGGAGATGATGCGTCCAATGAGAACAACTTTGTCACCTTTCGTGCGAAAATAATTTTCCCAGTAGGCTAGACGTTCGGGCGTTCGAAAAACCCAGCGGAAATGCTTGAGGATAAGAGGGCGTCCTCCCAATCGGGCGATGAAATATGCCCCTGTCGCTCCTGTGGTGCTTCCGGCTGCAGCGACCAAGACGACTATGGGATAGGAAAAATGCCCTAACCATACCTCATATCCGGAGAAAAGCAAGATAATTTCTGATGGACTGGGAATTCCAATGCTTTCCACAAGCAAGACAATATATACTGCGAGATATCCCGCTTCGTTAAGCCATTGAGTCACCGTATGAACAGCAGCCAGCACAGGACAGTCTCCTCTTCAGTTTATCGAGTGGATTAGGTCATAGTATATCATGTGACGGGTAGTTCTTCCTTGATGGCGAACTCTCATTGCTGTCAATAAAGAATGGGCTGACCTTGCTGAAATAATGTTGATGATATTGATTCCCCCATGCCACAATCCGATCTTTCTTAATAACATTACGAGGATAGGATTAAAATCTAATAAATTTTTCAAGGCCATATTGTGCTGGCATCCTGTCTTTTAAGATTGCTACGGCGGATTGTGCATATGTAGCCACTCTGTGGACGAGGGTCGCACAGAGTACGTTGTATGCTGAGGGTGATGGTCCAGATTTTATGATTAGAGACGACTCCGGCATTGCGTTCGCGAACATGCCGGATATCTTGTCCAGTTCCGGGTAGAATAACCTCGGGAGGTGGCAAGATGAGGAAAACGCACATAATGACTGTGCTCAGTGCCCTGGGCGCGGTGGTCGCTGGCATTTTGGTTTATGTGACACCGGCTGCTGAAGCCCGGGGAACATTACCTCAAGAAAGTGCTCAAGAGATTGTGCAAAGAAGTTATTCAGCTGTCAGACAGGGAAACTTTGTGGAGACGTTGGGGTTGACCCATGCGCAATTTGCTGCCGAGTGGGGACCATGGGTTCACAAGATCATGGAAGATCCGGCAACGCGGCTGATTAATTTCTATGAGGCATCTCCCCAACTTTGGCGTGTCGATGCTCTCACCACGAACGGAAAGATTCTGTCGACCTTGTTAGCGAATGATGGCAAGATCCAGCTAGTGAATCCCCAATCCCACACACGAATGTTGATCAGCACAGGATTGACCGCCCCATTGCCGTGGCCGATTCAGTGGATGGTGCCAACGTTCAAACAATTACAAGAATGGAAAGTGAATGTGAGCCAGACCATGGTAGCGGGTGTGCCCTGCTATGCTGTGAATTTGGTCAATCCCCTGGTACCTGCATCCCTTACCCGGATGACCTATTTCTTTCAAGGCCGTACCGACGAACCCTTAGGTGTGGCATTGTACCGAGGCCGGCACCTTGAATTTCAGGCTAAAGCTTTGGTGTATTCATCGGGGAACCCGGGTCCGTCTGTAAAAGGGCCGGCCTTGCTTAATACCTACCCTATGACACATGTTGAGTGGTCAAAAGGATTAGATAAGCATATTGTGCCGGAACATTTTGGGCCGCTCACACAAACCCATGTTTCCAAGTGGCCGAATCAGGAGGTCGTACGATACGGCCGTGGATTGAATCAAATTATGGTGGTTGTCTCATCCATGCAATCAGCGGAAGCTCAGGCATGCCGTCGCTACCATATTCCTGTGCATGGCTATCCCGGCTTTAGCGGCATCACTGATGGTTTATGGAGTACACTATCTTTTCGTTATAGAGCCCATTGTATTAGTGTTATTGGCGATCGCCCCTTAGGGATTTTAGCCAAGTGGGCAAAATCCTCCTTTTCTCATGAATTTTGATGTCTTGTGGCATGATTGTCTTAGAACCCTGGCGTTCAGAGATGCATATAACGTGAATATGGATCTGCTTTGCCAATACGCAAAGTTAGTCTGTTACTCAGCATCTATGATATGATGAAAAACGATAACAGAGTGGGTAAGATGCTCTGCAAGCCACTTCGGGAGGCTAAGGTTTGGATATTAAACTTGTCAATATAGGGTTTGGTAATATTGTTTCTGCAAACCGAATCGTGGCAATCGTTAGTCCTGACTCGGCGCCTATTAAGCGTATTATTACCGAGGCCCGCGATCGCGGCGTGCTAATTGATGCGACTTATGGTCGGAGAACGCGCGCGGTCATTATTACGGACAGCGATCATGTCATTTTGTCGGCTGTTCAACCGGAAACGGTCGCCAATCGATTAGCCAGCCGAGAAGTGTCAGCGGTCGAAGACGAGGACGACGATGACACCGTCGAAGCAGAAGAAGAGGAGCGATAGGCACATGGATCCACGTGGATTGACAGTGAAAGAATTAACGGAACGACATGAAAGTAAATACGCGCTAGCTGTAGCAGCAGCACGCCGAGGCCGTGCCATTACCGAAGGCAGCCATCCGTTGGTTGAAAGTCATGCGAGTAAACCGGTAACCATTGCTCTAGAAGAGATTCACAAAGGACTTATTACGGTAGAAGTCCCTCCTGTCGGCATTAAATAGGATATGCGCATCATCTTAGGTGTTGGAGGCGGCATTGCCGCTTACAAAAGTTGTGAATTGGCCAGTAGCCTGGTGAAAGCCGGGCATGAGGTATTTGTGGTGATGACTGAAAGTGCGGCGCAATTTATTGGGCCGTTAACTTTTCGTGCCCTAACGGGAAATCCCGTAGGTATTCATGCCACCGATGAGCCGATGGGGCCACTGTCACATGTAAAAATGGCCCATTGGGCGGACGTGATGATTGTGGCTCCGCTAACCCAGAATTTACTTGCGCGACTATCTTTAGGTTTATCATCGGATTTGCTGACCCTTATTTTTCAAGGATTTTCTGGACCTGTGTTGGTGGCCCCAGCTATGGAAAGCGAAATGTGGCTGAGTCCCCAGACCCAGGCCCGACTCCAAGATTTAATGCAGGATCGCGCGATTACTGTGGTAGGTCCCAATATGGGACGTTTAGCCTCGGGATTAATAGGGCCCGGACGCATGGCTGAACCTGAGGAAATGCTCGAGGCTTTATGGGCATTATTCCGACCCAAGACATTACAAGGACGTTCCATATTGATAACAACGGGTCCGACGTGGGAACATTTTGATCCGGTACGAATTTTGACCAATCCGTCGACGGGAACGGTTGGAATCGTTTTGGCCCGGGAACTCAGCGCTCGTGGGGCCGAGGTTTTGGTCATTCATGGTCCACGTGTCCAGAAGCGAGCTATTAATCACGTCCACTATGAAGAAATTGTTTCAGCCCGGGATATGTTAAAGGCGGTGGAGAATCACATCGGGCACATAGATACGGTTATTGGAGCGGCAGCTGTTTCCGATTTTCGCCCCGCTCATCCCCACTTGCAGAAACAAAAAAAGAGTCAATTAAATCTTACTTGGATAATGGAAACGAATCCTGACATTATGGCCGAATTGGGAAAAAAATATCATGACACCATCATTCTCATAGGATTTGCGGCAGAAACCGATGATGTCGTGCAATCAGCACGGGATAAATTGCGGCGGAAACGTCTTGATGCCATTATTGCTAATCAGGTTGGAGCCTCCCGCGGTTTTGGACAAGGCGAATATCAGGCGGCAATCATTCGACCTGAGGATGACAATGCGGCGTTACATCATATGACCAAAGAGCAGTTGGCGAGTGAAGTGGCTGATTTATTAAGTATTCTCCGACCTAAAAAGGGGACTACGACAAATGTTTGATCGGAATTTTGAGTCGTTTAACTTAGGAGATACATACATTAGTGCTTGCCGCACGATTCAACCTGAGGATATTGATATATTTGCGGAATGGAGCGGTGACCGGTATCCCTTACATACCGACCAGGCCTATGCTGAAACGACTCGGTACGGCGAAAGAATTTTTCACGGCTTGGGCACGTTGTCGATAAGTTTTGGCCTGATTCCCTTAAAAGCCCCTGAAGTGATTGCACTGTATGGATTAGATCATGTCCGTTTTTTGCGTCCAGTGACAATCGGTACGGCTATTCATGTGCGTCTAGTCTGTACCAATCTTCGTCATCATGAGCACGGGGGATTGGTCCAAGTTCACATGACGACCGAAGATCAGGATTGGAATCCCCTAATGAGTGCAGAAATCACGATGTTAATGCGGCGACATCCATGAAAGTTGCTCATGTTATCATTGATCGAACGGCCCGTGGTTTGGACCGGGCTTGGACTTATATGGTACCGGAGGGCATGGACATCCGTGTGGGTCACCGTATTCGGGTGCCATTTGGAAAGGGAGAAACCCTGGGCATTGTCACGGCTGTGGATGAATATGCGAAACCCGATTCGGCAGTGGAAGTCGCTTTAAAACCCGTGCTCAACGTGGTGGATCCGGTGCCGGTGTTAAGTCCGGTCATGATCGAGCTAGGAATGTGGATGGCGGAGGAATATCTCTGTT
The Sulfobacillus thermosulfidooxidans DNA segment above includes these coding regions:
- a CDS encoding citrate synthase — encoded protein: MSEVQFKEGLEDVVAGTSEICFIDGKEGRLVYRGYDVRDLAEQTTFEEVVYLLWEGNLPTREQLNNFTTTLRSMRPLAKPVYDLLVSVPPSTNPMDALRTAVSLAGIYDPDAGDNSYEANRRKAMRLVAQIPTMVASFERRRQGRVPIAPDSHLSLAENFLYMLHGQRPEEFPAHVFNTALVLHADHELNASTFAARVTAATLSDLYSAVTSAIGALKGPLHGGANEEVMVMLQEIGEVDGVDAWIENALAQHKKIMGFGHRVYKTEDPRATILRQFSRQLGEQTGTIKNYQMLEAIRQTIQSKKPLYPNVDFYSGSVYAALGIPTELYTPVFAVSRIAGWTAHILEQYRHNRIIRPRAEYTGPSHRNFIPLDDRE
- a CDS encoding DUF2892 domain-containing protein, with translation MDKQVIIRLPSTTGRVRAHTVPTVNQAIDAQSQSKMLKWAEIGPQAITQRLQELDQEWDTERVLEVTSSTLVLLGLLLGSGRNKKWLALSAVVGGFLLSHALDGWCPPLPVIRRFGIRTNQEIDRERLALRAVRGDFGKTCSPQEAWALGTSAS
- a CDS encoding calcium-transporting P-type ATPase, PMR1-type, whose amino-acid sequence is MGVAEIWHTLTSDEAIIQLRSDSHRGLSTTEAESRLQEIGLNAIQEADKTPWWSIFFSQFQDFMVLVLIGATVVSFLLGEVGDAVTIVAIVVMNAILGFVQEYRAEKSVETLKALTAPEARVIRGGQVDMLPAEELVPGDIIELEAGDRIPADCRLIEVNGLQTDEAPLTGESQSVSKSTEPLSRPDIPIADRRNMVYMGTTVARGRAKALVVETGMHTEMGNIANLMREAVEDQTPLQRRLEHLGKILVYLSLLIVMVVVVTGLFRGEPLYQMFLTGVSLAVAAIPEGLPAIVTIALALGVQRMIKAHAIVRRLPAVETLGCTTVICTDKTGTLTKNQMTVTQIWVDNDFIDIPDRSRTSPTLPKLFTASALCNNAYVDEKDPENPDKAKGDPTEIALLWAANHGGIDLSELASEYLRKGEIPFESERQRMAVLTVDRHNRYTVFVKGAPDVLLGLCRYLELDGRLVLLDNEWRQRIRSINDDMAARALRVLGVAYRSTTAEEPQDHWERDLVLLGLVGMMDPPRPEAVQAVKDAKRAGLRTVMITGDHPKTARAIGEAMGMVVGSDEIITGPELDTLTDTDLAQRVENIRIYARVSPPHKLRVVRAWKAHGEVVAMTGDGVNDAPALKEADIGVAMGKTGTDVTKEASAMILTDDNFATIVRAIEEGRAIYDNIRKFIRYLLSCNVGEVLVMFLAAFLGLPLPLLPIQILFVNLVTDGLPAMALGVDPPSPGVMDRPPRDPNESIFARGLGTKIAFRGLLIGVSTLLVFIWSLQLWGMGLREARTMALATLIMSQLFHVFDARAEDRSFLEIGLFSNMWAVLAVLSSVMMLLAIIYVPSLRELFKTDPLSLLDWGIVVLASGFIQLLAAVRDVVLKPIRHLVHGSVQ
- the dapF gene encoding diaminopimelate epimerase, encoding MGQLGPVRFTKMHGLGNDYLFIDVRDMDEVPDDVWKEYAIKMSDRHFGVGSDGIILIAPSKVAPVRMRIFNADGSESEMCGNGLRAMTKWLYDRGEFDPCQAIETGAGLLYPEILKTEDGRASVIRVNMGVPRLTRQEIGMVGQPESTCIDEPLDLDDTMLHITCVSMGNPHVIIFGPLWDEQTMARLGYEIEHHPMFPHRTNVHSVEIIDPHHLRMRHWERGAGLTLACGTGVSAAIVAAVLTERVERHATISVPGGTLEASWDERTGVVYLTGTAQEICQGVFELR
- a CDS encoding DedA family protein, with the protein product MLAAVHTVTQWLNEAGYLAVYIVLLVESIGIPSPSEIILLFSGYEVWLGHFSYPIVVLVAAAGSTTGATGAYFIARLGGRPLILKHFRWVFRTPERLAYWENYFRTKGDKVVLIGRIISGVRMIISFPAGLFEMPYPRFLLYTILGSIMWPLIAVTAGYLLGPHVVSGLEATKKYETPVLIGIVLLIALWWWYERRKKKRQILTPVAEDDHVDAQDTTKP
- the remA gene encoding extracellular matrix/biofilm regulator RemA, which produces MDIKLVNIGFGNIVSANRIVAIVSPDSAPIKRIITEARDRGVLIDATYGRRTRAVIITDSDHVILSAVQPETVANRLASREVSAVEDEDDDDTVEAEEEER
- the rpoZ gene encoding DNA-directed RNA polymerase subunit omega, which codes for MDPRGLTVKELTERHESKYALAVAAARRGRAITEGSHPLVESHASKPVTIALEEIHKGLITVEVPPVGIK
- the coaBC gene encoding bifunctional phosphopantothenoylcysteine decarboxylase/phosphopantothenate--cysteine ligase CoaBC, producing MRIILGVGGGIAAYKSCELASSLVKAGHEVFVVMTESAAQFIGPLTFRALTGNPVGIHATDEPMGPLSHVKMAHWADVMIVAPLTQNLLARLSLGLSSDLLTLIFQGFSGPVLVAPAMESEMWLSPQTQARLQDLMQDRAITVVGPNMGRLASGLIGPGRMAEPEEMLEALWALFRPKTLQGRSILITTGPTWEHFDPVRILTNPSTGTVGIVLARELSARGAEVLVIHGPRVQKRAINHVHYEEIVSARDMLKAVENHIGHIDTVIGAAAVSDFRPAHPHLQKQKKSQLNLTWIMETNPDIMAELGKKYHDTIILIGFAAETDDVVQSARDKLRRKRLDAIIANQVGASRGFGQGEYQAAIIRPEDDNAALHHMTKEQLASEVADLLSILRPKKGTTTNV
- a CDS encoding MaoC family dehydratase, with protein sequence MFDRNFESFNLGDTYISACRTIQPEDIDIFAEWSGDRYPLHTDQAYAETTRYGERIFHGLGTLSISFGLIPLKAPEVIALYGLDHVRFLRPVTIGTAIHVRLVCTNLRHHEHGGLVQVHMTTEDQDWNPLMSAEITMLMRRHP